Proteins from one Triticum aestivum cultivar Chinese Spring chromosome 7A, IWGSC CS RefSeq v2.1, whole genome shotgun sequence genomic window:
- the LOC123150634 gene encoding translation initiation factor IF-2 yields MERRLLQPKIPAASRGQGLEQERRSCLLATLSMTLLAPPLVPEAEPPRARNPASPSLRVASPVIDATSAPRRRRAPFSTRSGRDGSGLRQIPASPAYLMRRQALSPASHASVCGDDDQRQAPRPASARVDRAKSHDRPHAPGLPHLRLLTASNELDPPAPAPGPPLLRPSGSPPSREAQSPKLASSADGPSPCFGFVLEL; encoded by the exons ATGGAGCGCCGCCTGCTCCAGCCGAAGATCCCTGCAGCCTCGCGCGGTCAAGGCCTCGAGCAGGAGCGCCGTTCCTGTCTCCTCGCGACCTTGAGCATGACCTTGCTCGCGCCTCCTTTGGTTCCCGAGGCTGAGCCGCCCCGTGCTCGCAATCCTGCATCGCCTTCTCTCCGTGTTGCCTCGCCGGTCATTGACGCTACCTCCG CacctcggcgccgccgcgccccgtttTCGACCCGATCTGGTCGAGATGGGTCCGGCCTGCGTCAGATCCCGGCGTCCCCAGCTTACCTGATGCGCCGCCAAGCCCTCTCGCCGGCCTCCCATGCTTCTGTGTGCGGGGACGACGACCAGAGACAAGCCCCTCGTCCCGCCTCTGCCCGTGTTGACCGCGCCAAGTCCCACGACCGACCGCACGCACCTGGGCTGCCTCATCTTCGCCTGTTGACCGCGTCGAACGAGCTCGATCCACCAGCGCCCGCGCCTGGGCCACCTCTGCTCCGGCCCAGCGGCTCCCCTCCGTCGCGTGAGGCCCAAAGCCCCAAGCTGGCCTCCTCTGCagatgggccaagcccatg cttcggtttcgttctggagttgtga